In Ciconia boyciana chromosome 1, ASM3463844v1, whole genome shotgun sequence, the genomic stretch ATGCTCTGGGTGCATCTCCCTCACATGATGCTGGTGGGGTTGTGCAGAGAAATGGGAATGTGCTTGTGGAACTCCATTGTCCTTCTCTGCTGGTGGTGAAGACACTCTTCACTCTTTGTGGTGGTGTAGTCCATTCTTCTGGGAGAGCTAGGCTCCGATACAAATGTAACTATGTAAAGATATCACcatattatgaaataaatagcaCATGTTAAAAATGTGGAACAGAAAGTCTTGGTTCCAAGAGCTCCAGATGCCCTGTGACATTCTCTGGCTCAATGAACTCTGAAATTTAGGGTCCAAATGTGCTGGCAGAAGTCATCTATTGGAAGtactggaagagaaaaatatcagcCTTTCTTAGATAGgtctttccatttcagttttattttcaaactaaaCAGTACCAACAATGCCTAGGTTTCTTTTCAGCGTTGCCAAATGCACTCTATGGCTATGTCCCAAGAATGGATTCTCCAATGGCTACAACCTACTTCACCCACTGTATCAAACTTGTTACTGTATCAGTCCTGGAGCATGTAAAGAagagggttttggttttggggtttttttttttgttttttggttttttaaggaACTGTTCAAAAGCTCTAGTTCTTCTCGgcagtttattaaaataagtttcAGATTACCTTGCTTCTATTAAACTTGAAACTGTTTTTTAGGACCCCGAACATTGACCGCCTGGCAAGAGAAGGAGTGAAACTTACTCAGCACATTGCTGCAGCTCCGCTTTGCACTCCgagcagagcagcttttctCACTGGCAGATACCCCATTAGATCAGGTTGGTCCCATTTTGAATTACAAATATCTGTGTATGGTGCTGAGGTACTACAATAGCCAGTAAGTATTGGAAAAGGAGAATTCAGCTATTTCCTCAACATGAGATAGAAGATACACTGCTAGAGGCTCAAACGTTCTATAAGTAACTTCTGAATGGGAACCAAATGGGAACCGCTGCCTCACCAGCTGACAGATCTTTAGCCTGACTTTATAGGATGTGGGAGCTCTATATGATGAAAATAGATAGGGATGGAGAAATGCCAACAGCAGTAATATCTGTCATTTCCTTACTGCAACACAGCCTAGGGCAAACTGATGGAATTCCTCTTGATGGTGATGGTTAGAGGTAAGGGCTTGAGACAGGGCTCCCGAGAGAAATGGGAGAGTTCATTGTCAACAAAGTGCAGAAAGTCACAAAACTCCAGTGAAAAACAGAGTGCTGCATCCATTCCCCACCTACCTAAGGTGTTTTATGGAGGTGTTCATAGATATCCAACTCTCACTAGGtgagaaaattttgaaaatgagatgcCTACTTTGAGAGCCAAGTGCAAAATCAGTGTGTGTTGTGCGAACTGTATCTCATCTAACATAATACAACATCCCTCTGGGCCAGGGAAATGCAACTGTTCTCTCATTTTAGATGAAGAGCAGAGAGACTAAATTATCACAGTTActcagaaaggcagaaaataaaacctactATATACTGTCACCAGTGATTTACTTCAGTTTCATGGTAAAACTGGTGCCAAGCagtatttgctttgaaatataaCTCCTGACTACCTAAAGTACTTCGACACACTGACGTGACTGCCTACAAGACGTGCTCGCTTTTATGTCTTGTGAGGAACTCTGTGGGCTTCAGGTTGAGCTCCTGACGCAGAGGttggcaggagcagcccagccTCTGCTGGCAGAGAGTGAAAGGCTCACAGGAATGACCAGAGCTCTTTCTGTCAGGAATGGCATCCAGCAACGGGTACCGAGCACTGCAGTGGAACGCCGGGTCAGGAGGGCTCCCTGCTAATGAAACTACTTTTGCCAGGCTGCTACAGCAACAAGGCTATACCACTGGACTGATAGGTAAGAGGAAATGTCTTCATGTGACCTTGAAAAATGAACTAGTTATATGAAGGGAATTTAGGGACTGTATTCGCCCAAAATGGTCAGTTAGTCACAGATATGAAGCCCCTCCAAAAGGCTGAGGGGGAAAACCCCTCTTATATGCAAGACAACTAAAAATACTGCAGGCTAAAGAGTTTTAAGACAATGCTAATGCCTGTATAGGGCACCTGAAATgggaagaattaaaaactgTCTCGTGAATATAATGGGTAAGCATTTATTTCACTTGGCCTAAGATTTTTCAACGGTTGGTCCACTGAGAGAGTTTTGTTAATGTAGAgatttttccaaacaaaacaatgcCTTTAAgtatttcatctgcttttaggaggcaagaggcagagaaacaaaagaggaTAGGGAAAGAAAGGAACCAAGTTTGTACCCACAGAGGAGAAGATGAAGCACAAGTGTCTCACAGATGATGTTGTGACATCCCAAAGAGGCACGATATGGTGGCTGTTTCCTCAGATGAAGCCAAAATGCAAAGGTGTCAGGGAAACAATGCCCCAGAGCACCTTCCTGTCTGTGACTTTGGTCAGACCTCAACAGTTTCAAGATTCATCATTCTTTTGCCAAGTATCTCTAAAATCAACTGGCaaagtctctctttttctttccattcactTTTATTACTGTCAAGTGACAGGCAGTCCTGCAATGGATCCCTTCATATAAATGGGTCAGTAGGGTAAGCACTGTGTCCCTTAAAGCCAGGGGGTTTGGGGCCAGCTGTGCCAAATTCATTGTCATCTCCAAGTGCTGGAAATAGATGTGGCTGCATTGAATCACGAGCTAATGAACTGTTGTCTTCCTGGCTGAGTCTGTAATTAATTGGCAATCGCATAACCCAGCAAACCTCAGGGTCCTTTGATCCACCACGTTTTCTAAGCAGACAACAGCTTCTGTCTACTTGCTCTATTTTGGACAGGGATAGAGTGAAAAGTTGGTTACagccttttccccttttcatatGGAGTCAGGACATGCCCGAGAAATCATCTTCCTGCATCTGGTGATCAAGATATCTGTTAAAATTGGCCAAAAGTTTACTGTATCTTCCAGTAAATTTGTAACATTATGTTAAAATGAAGTTGCAAGTAAACAATTGAAAGTTAGGAAGGGAATGTACTAAAGCAGCCAGCGAGTTAGAGTACCTTAATTACTTAATTGAAAGGTAATGAAGTCTCATCCTTATGTGACCTGTAGCCGAGCATCTTGCAGATTTCTCTGTTTATGGCACATCCATTTGGGGATCACCCATTATGGTGTGACATTCACCTGATCAGGCACTGGTTTCACCCAGCACCCTTGCGCATGAGGAGAATGCGTTGATACTCTGTTGAAAATGGAGTGACTCGCCTAATTCCCAAACAGATGCTGACGACGCTACCTTGGGCTCCTTTTGAGTTGTCTACCTTAATGTTCTAATTTCTTTCATGCTTTAAAACCTTCAGGAAAGTGGCACCAAGGTGTAAACTGTGAATCCTTCAATGACCATTGTCATCATCCTCTAAATCATGGGTTTGACTACTTTTATGGTATGCCTTTCACACTTCTAAACAACTGTCAAGAAAACAaacctccagagctggatgtAGCCCTTCAAGCTAAGCTTTGGCTTTACAGTCAGATAATTACTCTTGCTGTGCTCACTCTCACTGCTGGAAAACTGACTGGTTTGATTTCCATCCGCTGGAAGATAATCGCCTGTTTTACTTTGGTGGGCGgccttttcttcatttcttggTACTCCAGTTACGGCTTTGTGCAGTATTGGAACTGTATCCTGATGAGGAACCACAATGTCACTGAGCAGCCGATGAGGTTAGAGAGGACTGCTTCCCTCATGCTGAAGGAGGCAGTGTCATTTATCAAAAGGTAAATGATTGTCTGTAGTTTTCTTTAAAGGGGCCAGGATGTTCTGGGCACTTGGAATAGagtatttttctccagtaaCTATAGTTGTATCATGATAGCTGCTTTGAAACTCATATCCAAGTTCTCTATTTAGAAACCCAATGCActtaaattttaattgcaaCTGTCTCGCATTGGAAGTTACAGTAAATGAGATGGATTTTAACCAAATGATACATGACCACCTCACTATGCCCTGCAATCTGTAATTACTATATTTGCTCCAAAATTAACCAGCTAATTTTTACACTTCACTCTGCAAGCCTCATTCGTGCTCTTTTTCATAAAccctacaaaataaaatgtgatacACAAAATACCCAGATAAAATGTGatacacaaaattatttaatgtgaaaatCTCAGAACactttaaatctatttttatggATTGAGAAGGAAGCCAAGTAAGATCATTCATTTTCTAGATTCAAGTTCTGCCTGCACAGCCTTCTGTAATATTTCTGTGCATCAAGTGTCTTTCTGTAAAACAGGGAAAGTaactattattttcttaatgtttgtgaaaacaaatatattgaAAATTGTACGTGGCCATCTTAGAAAAGCCACATGAATATTAAAGTAAATATGAGACTGTATCCagttgcatttaattaaaaaggcaTCAGAGTTAGGCATCTGATTCATTTAAGCACTGTGCAAATGCTATACCTGTTTACACATtggaatttgaaaataatctgGCTGAAAAGGATCTTTCTTGCCCATACttcatgcaaaaagaaaactgtcaaCTGTGATCAATGAGGATGCACTACATCTGGGTACTGTCTAGACTCAATGTCTGTGTCTGTGGATGGATGACTATGAAACCTTTCAAAATATTCCAAACACacatccaaaattatttttatttttggtttgtttttaagaaacaggCATGGACCGTTCCtcctctttgtttcctttttacatgTTCACACCCCTCTCTTTACCACGGCAAAATTTATTGGGAAGAGCCGTCATGGTTTATATGGAGACAATGTAGAAGAAATGGACTGGATGGTGGGTAAGTATTCTTCATGAAGGATTTGTTTCAGACACATACAcctgtgtattttaaagcaggaaaactAATAAGGCAAAAATACCAACAGAAATCTAAGCTATTAAAAACTTCTTACAGGGCATTGCAAAAGATTATTATTGAAACTTTATAAATGTGGTTTGATCTTTCTAATTGGTTAATGGGAACCTTGCTGTCTCTCTTCTTAAATTTAAGGCAAAATTCTGGATTCGCTTGACAAAGAAGGTTTGAAAAATCATACGTTCACATACTTTGCCTCTGATCATGGAGGACACTTGGAGGCTCAGCATGGATCTGCCCAGCTAGGTGGCTGCAATGGTATTTATAAAGGTACAAAAACCACTATGACTTTACATGAATGTTACAGTCAGAAACATAATGAATTTGCCTGGCTGAAGCTATCAAGGCTGGAATGAGCTGCATTTTTATCTTGAAATGTAGGTGACATACAGAGGTGCTTTAATCTTAAAgtcaccttttctttcagtaaagtGCAAGCATTATTACACATCTCCTTGACAAAGGTATTGTCTAGCTTGATACTTGTAAATTATGTGGTGTTCTCAAGTAAAAGgtgctggaaaaaatgtaatagttCCCTATATTGAATTCTCTCCCTCTCGTTCTCCCCCTGCCATCCCCCTCTCCACAATAGGACTGTTTCCTGatttacttgtttctttttctcattatgTTCCAGAAATCATTGCGGCCCAGCTAATCAACACAGAATAGAGTAAAGGCACATTGTGTCATGACTTGCAGCACCAATTTATTTCCCGTATGCTTTTATTGCACCTGAAATCAGTGATTGGCATAAAATCCAAACGGCCTTGGTGGTCTAAGAAGATCTCACTCTTCACCTCCTGCTCGTCCCTTTCTGCTGTGACTCATTCTTCAACCTGCTGAGCAGTGCAGTGGCTTTTTCAAGCCAAACAAATATGCATTCATTGCATTTTCTCCCACCTACCCCGACAGCCCTGTGTCATCAGGCCACCTCATCCTGTGAGCTGTCATGAATGTGTGACAATGTGTGTCAGGGCTTAGGCTCTGTTATCACCAGTGAAGCATCCACCTCTTGCCCAAActtttgatgtttttattttcctaaaacaggtttcttccatttcagaaCCTTCTTGAGCCACTCCACAGGGCACAGCAGAGGTCAAAGACATGGAATTTAGGCTCCCACGAGGTGgatgctctgctgctgagcaaTGGAGGTTGCTGGCCCTTATGAAAGGGAAGGGCTTTCAGTTAGTCTGTTCATGCTCCATCTCACTCCCTGCTTTTGCTTGAGAAAGTGCTTCTCTTTGTGGATGATAAGACTGATTCATAAGCCTGACGGGATCTAACAAagacaatgtttttctttattgaatATATGAATTAAAATAGGTTTCAGCTTTGGGAGTTAGGTAAATATTGTCTTCATACACCCAGCATCAGGATGCTTTATTAGGTTAGTTCCTGTTAGTAACAAGTTgaaaaaaggtgttttcctgcCATTTGAAGTAAAGTGTATGTGGTACAATTTAATaggttcagatttttttttcagagttgaGTATGTGAAGTCCAATGCAAATGAAGAGTCAAATCTGTTGGATAAGCAGTGTATTACTGCATCTTTTTCTGTACATTAAAATGCAACAAGCCAATGAACAGGTTTGTATTTGCCTCTGAACTGCCATATGCTGATTCATTTCACTGCAGGTGGAAAAGGCATgggaggctgggaaggagggatCCGTGTGCCAGGAGTATTTAGGTGGCCAGGAGTGTTACCTGCAGGCACAGTTATTGATGAACCTACGAGTCTTATGGATATTTATCCCACAGTTGTTCATCTGGCTGGAGGAATATTGCCGCAGGACAGGTATGGAGATGTTTTCAACAGGAGGGATTGATAAGAGAGCTAACTACTAACAATTTACTGTGTTTCTTGTCATCCTGGGAGATCCCACAAATATTGCTTAGCCTCAAGCCTGGTCTGAGATTTTAAACTAGTGAACAAACTCTCCCAGATATGCCCACAGGTGTGCTCATGGCCAGAGGAGTTGTTCCTGCCAAAGACCAGGTCCTAGTTTCAAACCCAGGTTCAGCCTCATTCAGGAAAGAATTGGTGGCTGAGGTTGTTTTGGTACTAACTGACTTGACTTATGGACACTTACAAATGCCTCCTAAAGTCATTAAACCCATCCTTGCTCAACAGATTTCTTTAAGCTCCTTTCAAAATTGCTAAATGTAAACAATTATGAGATTGGTATTGATTTCctgaataaattacttttttccactAGACCAAGCTCTAAATATTGTTTACGTATTGCTAAATGGAATGAGTTGAcccagctattaaaaaaaaaaaaattatctagggatttaaatatttgcttggTAGTCTGCTGGCTGCTCTAAATCTATGACCAAATTATTCTGTATGCTGTCTCAAGCACTGGTGCAGCCAATGCAAAGGCAGTGATAAGTATGCAGTTCACTATCAAGTTCACCCCTGCCTGAATATGCTTCTCCCCATTACATTAGGGTGATTGATGGACGAAATTTAGTGCCTTTACTGCGAGGAAGAGCTCAGAAGTCGGAGCATGAATTCCTGTTTCACTATTGTGGGTCCTACTTGCATGCAGTGCGGTGGCACCAAAAGGACAGTAAGTATAAATGTTTGTTCCATGGTAACTGCAAAACATGAGTTTTCTCCTCTTGGTAGCTGTCTTGCTAATTGACAAATTTATTGCATGATGGGTGTTTATCAGTACTGATGTCTGAGATTCTTGAAATTGTTGTGCATGACATACCAGTGACTCTGACTAGCTGGACATGTCttacagcaaagaaatatttataagcAACAAACCTATAGGAAGTGGGGTGGGAATACAGGCTGTCTACTACTACACTGGAAATTTAATGTggttttcttcatatttctagTGTTTTCCATCTTCAAAGTCAGTACTTCACACAGAGAATCTGATTTGTGGTGATGGGGGTGCCAGGGTGTGCGGGAAGAGGTCTCCTTAGTAAAAAGCGGTACTCCTATCGCTTGAAGACGCTTTCCATTTTCCTATATTGTCTTGTAGTTCTGCCATAAGACTTCTTTCCTGCCAGGTGGAGCCATCTGGAAGGCTCATTATGTGACCCCTGTCTTCCATCCACTTGGGGCTGGGGCTTGTTATGGAAAAGGAATTTGCCCATGTTTTGGGGAAGGCGTGACCCATCATGACCCTCCGTTGCTGTTTGATCTCTCGCGAGACCCTTCTGAAGCCAAACCTCTGTCGGCTGACACTGAGCCCCTCTTTGACACTGTAATAAGAA encodes the following:
- the LOC140647893 gene encoding arylsulfatase D-like, whose protein sequence is MDSKPNILLFLADDLGIGDIGCYGNNTIRTPNIDRLAREGVKLTQHIAAAPLCTPSRAAFLTGRYPIRSGMASSNGYRALQWNAGSGGLPANETTFARLLQQQGYTTGLIGKWHQGVNCESFNDHCHHPLNHGFDYFYGMPFTLLNNCQENKPPELDVALQAKLWLYSQIITLAVLTLTAGKLTGLISIRWKIIACFTLVGGLFFISWYSSYGFVQYWNCILMRNHNVTEQPMRLERTASLMLKEAVSFIKRNRHGPFLLFVSFLHVHTPLFTTAKFIGKSRHGLYGDNVEEMDWMVGKILDSLDKEGLKNHTFTYFASDHGGHLEAQHGSAQLGGCNGIYKGGKGMGGWEGGIRVPGVFRWPGVLPAGTVIDEPTSLMDIYPTVVHLAGGILPQDRVIDGRNLVPLLRGRAQKSEHEFLFHYCGSYLHAVRWHQKDSGAIWKAHYVTPVFHPLGAGACYGKGICPCFGEGVTHHDPPLLFDLSRDPSEAKPLSADTEPLFDTVIRKIGRAIEEHRRTLTPVPEQLSLYNVVWKPWLQPCCGTFPFCWCDKEGDSTQSL